The window GGTCGGGCACCAGGTTGAACTCCTGGTAGATGGTGGCGATCCCGAGCCGCTCGGAGTCCTGCGCACCGTTGATGCGTACCTCTTCGCCACCGGCCAGGATCCGGCCGGCGTCGGGGGTGTAGGCACCGGAGAGCATCTTGATGAGCGTGCTCTTGCCGGCGCCGTTCTCACCGAGCAGCACGTGCACCTCGCCCCGGCGCAGGTCGAAGTCGACGCTGTCGAGCGCGACCACGCCGGGGAAGGCCTTGCGGATGCCCTCGATGCGCAGCAACTCGTCCGGGTTGCTCACGACGTGCTCCTTTGCACTGGGGAGGGGGACTGCGTGGGGGAGGGGAAGGGCGGGGCGGGCTCGCCGCACGAGCGGCGCACGACGAGCCGGGCGGGCAGTGTGACGGACGTCGGGGTCCGCCCCTCGATGCGGTCGACGAGGGCCCGTACGGCGGCCCGGCCCAGCTCGCCCGTGGGCTGGGCGATCGCGGTGACCGGCGGATCGGTGTGCACGAACCACGGGATGTCGTCGAAGGCGGCCAGCGCGATGTCCCGCGGCACGCTCAGTCCGCGCGCGCGGATCGCGTCCAGGGCACCGAGCGCCATGAGGTTGTCGGCCGCGAACACGGCCTCCGGCGGCTCGGGAAGGTCCAGGAACCCCTCCATCACCCGCCGCCCGCTCTCGGCCTGGAAGTCGCCCTGTCCGGTGTAGGCGTCCGGCAGCGGGATGCCGTACTCGGCGAGGGCCGCCCGGAAGGCCTCGACCCGCTCGCTGCCGGTGGTGGTGGCCGCCGGTCCGGCGATGATCGCGACCCGCCGGTGCCCGAGGCCGTGCAGGTGCGCCACGAGGTCCCGTACGGCAGCCTGCCCGTCGGCCCGTACGACGGGTACGTCCACGCCCGGGATCCACCGGTCCACGAACACCATCGGCGTCCCCGCGCGCACGGCGTCCAGCATCAGCGGCGAGCCCCCGTCGGTGGGGGAGACGAGCAGCCCGTCGATCCGCCGGTCCAGCAGGTTCCGCACGTGGTGGTCCTGGAGGTCGGGCCGCTCGTCGGCGTTGCCGATGATCACGCTGTAGCCGAGGGCGCGGGCCTCTTCCTCCACGGAGCGGGCCAGCTCCGTGAAGTACGGGTTCATCACGTCGCTGATGACGAGGCCGAGGGTGTGCGTCTGATCGGTCCGCAGCGACCGGGCGACGGCGTTGGGCCGGTAGCCCAGCGTCTCGACGGCGGCCAGCACGCGTGCGCGTGCGTCGGCACTGACGGACGGATGCGCGTTCAGCACCCGCGACACCGTGGCCACGGACACGCCGGCCGCGGCGGCGACGTCCTTGATGCTCGCCATCGCCGGTTCCACCTCCTTGTGGACCTCATGGAAACGATTACATGAGCTGTAGGAGGTATTGGAATCGATTACATGGCGCGAAGCAAGGGGGTGAGGAGCGGCCGAAACCGGATCGTGACCCGGGGTGGGCGGCCTACG of the Streptomyces sp. 1222.5 genome contains:
- a CDS encoding LacI family DNA-binding transcriptional regulator; the protein is MASIKDVAAAAGVSVATVSRVLNAHPSVSADARARVLAAVETLGYRPNAVARSLRTDQTHTLGLVISDVMNPYFTELARSVEEEARALGYSVIIGNADERPDLQDHHVRNLLDRRIDGLLVSPTDGGSPLMLDAVRAGTPMVFVDRWIPGVDVPVVRADGQAAVRDLVAHLHGLGHRRVAIIAGPAATTTGSERVEAFRAALAEYGIPLPDAYTGQGDFQAESGRRVMEGFLDLPEPPEAVFAADNLMALGALDAIRARGLSVPRDIALAAFDDIPWFVHTDPPVTAIAQPTGELGRAAVRALVDRIEGRTPTSVTLPARLVVRRSCGEPAPPFPSPTQSPSPVQRSTS